One region of Archocentrus centrarchus isolate MPI-CPG fArcCen1 chromosome 6, fArcCen1, whole genome shotgun sequence genomic DNA includes:
- the lcat gene encoding phosphatidylcholine-sterol acyltransferase has product MGSAGYVSSVLLLVFLLGLHHSSGFWIVNVVFPPPAKPKVPNNSTPPLIIVPGSLGNRLEAKIDKPSLVHWLCYKKSEHWFPLWINLNMFMPIGVNCWIDNIRLIYNRTTRQSTNSLGVQVRVPGFGQTYSIEYLDYNRLAGYFYTMVEQLVSVGYIRNETIRGAPYDWRLAPNENAEYLTKLQNLVEEMYNQYQEPVYLLGHSMGCHYVLYFLNHQPQAWKDKYIRGFISLGAPWGGAVKVLRVLASGVNDGISMISNLNIRELQRMVMTNLWMLPVEDVWPSDHVFISTPTFNYTKKDYQQFFKDIDSEDGWYMWEDTKNLTSDLHPPGVEVWCMYGMGLPTAVTNIYNEEFPNGDPVDFVYADGDGTVDTMSMSLCKRWVGKQEKPVHVTEFRGLLHLDMVFHEKVLNQIQDILDGKSDTPNEVNVKFDT; this is encoded by the exons ATGGGATCCGCAGGATACGTGAGCTCggtgctgctgcttgtttttctgctGGGGCTTCATCACTCCTCAGGTTTCTGGATCGTCAACGTTGTCTTTCCTCCCCCAGCCAAACCTAAAGTACCAAACAACAGCACTCCTCCACTCATTATCG TACCCGGGAGCTTGGGGAACCGTCTGGAAGCCAAAATAGACAAGCCGTCGCTGGTCCACTGGTTGTGCTACAAGAAAAGCGAGCACTGGTTCCCGCTGTGGATCAACCTCAACATGTTCATGCCCATCGGTGTGAACTGCTGGATCGATAACATCAG ACTCATTTACAACAGGACAACTCGGCAGTCAACCAACTCACTGGGGGTGCAGGTGCGAGTGCCTGGATTTGGGCAGACCTATTCCATTGAATATCTTGACTATAACAGGCTGGCTG GTTACTTTTACACCATGGTAGAACAGTTGGTCAGCGTGGGCTACATCCGAAATGAGACCATTCGTGGAGCACCGTACGATTGGAGATTAGCTCCGA ATGAGAATGCAGAGTACTTAACAAAGCTGCAAAACCTGGTCGAGGAGATGTACAACCAGTACCAGGAGCCCGTTTACCTGCTGGGGCACAGCATGGGATGCCACTACGTCCTCTACTTCCTCAACCACCAACCTCAAGCCTGGAAAGACAAATACATCAGGGGCTTCATTTCTCTTGGAGCACCATGGGGAGGTGCAGTAAAAGTACTCAGAGTCCTGGCTTCAG GTGTAAATGACGGCATCTCAATGATTTCGAACCTCAATATTCGCGAGTTGCAGAGGATGGTAATGACCAATCTCTGGATGCTGCCAGTAGAGGATGTCTGGCCAAGTGATCACGTATTCATCTCCACGCCGACCTTTAACTACACTAAAAAGGACTACCAACAGTTTTTCAAAGACATCGATAGTGAGGACGGATG GTACATGTGGGAGGACACCAAGAACCTCACCAGTGATCTCCACCCACCTGGCGTTGAGGTGTGGTGCATGTATGGCATGGGCCTTCCAACTGCTGTAACAAACATTTATAACGAGGAATTTCCCAACGGGGACCCAGTGGACTTTGTTTATGCCGATGGAGACGGCACAGTGGACACAATGAGCATGAGTCTATGCAAACGCTGGGTGGGGAAGCAGGAGAAGCCCGTTCACGTCACAGAGTTCAGAGGCCTGTTACATCTCGATATGGTGTTCCATGAAAAGGTGCTCAACCAAATCCAGGACATCCTGGATGGCAAATCAGACACGCCCAACGAAGTTAATGTCAAATTTGACACTTAA